One window of the Candidatus Chryseobacterium colombiense genome contains the following:
- a CDS encoding outer membrane beta-barrel protein, with protein sequence MSNNEWLNDLRRKMEDHTEDVPDGLWDDIRNELFVEDKTENIIPVIMSDDLKAKDKAGSAIHHTPLLYRIYGAAAVVVLFFIVGRLLFLNDKREATNVVQVKGNSSKMISSVKQSEGKTLEKTKNTGNLKHNLVLRNWNKSSNKIEKSQAGKIIESTIHNWDDNKNQYVKTVSPEQNKNTEIKSVTEDTEMYELLTKEEREKKQTLKEAEKAKLAKNKNKRSWTIGLLAGNASSSSTEQFPGYATLNGATLSLPEMWTSGYEENPLMAILLANQDKKVDAKIKHKTPVTFGASVSKRIGKKWSLGTGVNYTKLSSELTSGSGSNFISSEQSIHYVGVPVQVNYSVIQKGAFTGYLTGGGLIEKAVSGDLKTKYIVDGTVKEITKEEIDEKPVQISVNAAAGLQLKVIKNIGIYAEPGVSYHFKDNSSLQTIYKEKPLNFNVKFGIRLIID encoded by the coding sequence ATGAGTAATAACGAATGGCTAAATGATTTGCGCAGAAAAATGGAGGATCATACAGAAGATGTTCCTGATGGATTGTGGGATGATATAAGAAACGAATTGTTTGTGGAAGATAAGACGGAGAATATTATTCCTGTTATAATGAGTGATGATCTGAAAGCGAAGGATAAAGCCGGTTCAGCAATACATCATACCCCTCTACTTTATCGTATCTATGGTGCTGCCGCGGTTGTTGTCTTGTTCTTTATTGTGGGCAGGCTACTTTTTTTAAACGATAAAAGGGAAGCCACAAATGTTGTTCAGGTGAAAGGAAATTCTTCGAAGATGATCTCTTCTGTTAAGCAATCTGAGGGAAAGACTTTGGAAAAGACAAAAAATACGGGTAATTTGAAGCATAATTTAGTATTAAGAAACTGGAATAAGAGTTCAAATAAAATAGAAAAATCACAAGCAGGGAAAATTATTGAAAGCACAATACACAATTGGGATGACAATAAAAATCAATATGTAAAAACCGTTTCTCCGGAACAGAATAAAAATACTGAAATAAAGTCGGTAACTGAAGATACTGAAATGTATGAGCTTCTTACAAAAGAAGAGAGAGAAAAAAAGCAAACTTTAAAAGAGGCTGAAAAAGCAAAACTTGCAAAGAATAAAAACAAAAGATCCTGGACGATAGGATTACTTGCAGGAAACGCCTCTTCCAGTTCAACGGAGCAATTTCCAGGATATGCAACATTAAACGGAGCTACACTGAGCTTACCGGAAATGTGGACCTCAGGATATGAAGAAAATCCTTTAATGGCAATTTTACTGGCGAATCAGGATAAAAAGGTGGATGCAAAAATTAAGCATAAAACCCCGGTTACTTTTGGAGCTTCTGTTTCTAAACGAATAGGTAAAAAATGGTCACTGGGTACAGGGGTGAATTATACAAAGCTTTCATCGGAGCTTACTTCCGGAAGCGGATCAAATTTTATAAGCAGTGAACAAAGTATTCATTATGTGGGAGTTCCGGTGCAGGTAAATTATAGTGTAATCCAAAAGGGAGCATTTACAGGATATCTTACAGGAGGGGGATTGATCGAAAAAGCAGTTTCGGGAGATCTCAAAACTAAATATATCGTTGATGGAACTGTGAAAGAAATAACCAAAGAAGAAATTGATGAAAAGCCTGTTCAAATATCGGTAAATGCAGCGGCCGGACTGCAATTGAAAGTCATAAAAAATATTGGAATTTATGCTGAACCGGGAGTGAGTTACCATTTTAAGGATAACAGCTCATTACAAACCATTTATAAAGAAAAGCCTCTGAATTTCAACGTAAAGTTCGGAATCAGACTGATCATAGACTAA
- a CDS encoding T9SS type A sorting domain-containing protein — MKLKLIFLTVLFSCFFNVKSQQCTPTITSPRLGTLFQDKVVFCTTETETLSTTQTYGSYQWYKQMWDWQTPNPNPWIAIPGATSQSLVINGSADMLYYFKVQVSGNDCSAESDPILADGYAYGLPFLMANFTPGTYEEIAPGEYNVCSGASVVFENGFPAVYGLHTWFKCVPGSNPPSPTDPCIINGATGDSYTATTSGKYGFYACTEYCPDMCEMLSDAAFIQLNFGSWSFCNLGTGEIKPKENNLSIYPNPATQFLYIGKESEKYTEVSIIDMSGRLVLQKKDHNYTQAIDVNALSAGTYMVVSKSMAGKTYKNKFIKK; from the coding sequence ATGAAATTAAAATTAATCTTTTTAACAGTACTGTTTTCCTGTTTTTTTAATGTAAAATCGCAGCAATGTACACCGACTATTACAAGTCCGAGATTGGGAACCTTGTTTCAAGATAAAGTTGTGTTTTGTACAACGGAAACCGAAACATTATCGACCACTCAAACCTATGGAAGTTATCAATGGTATAAGCAGATGTGGGATTGGCAAACACCTAATCCAAATCCTTGGATAGCGATTCCCGGAGCGACCTCACAATCTTTGGTGATCAATGGATCTGCAGATATGCTTTACTATTTTAAAGTACAAGTTTCAGGAAATGATTGTTCAGCAGAAAGTGATCCGATCTTAGCGGATGGATATGCTTATGGTCTGCCATTCCTGATGGCCAATTTTACACCCGGAACTTACGAAGAAATTGCACCCGGAGAATATAACGTTTGTTCGGGAGCATCAGTGGTTTTTGAGAATGGATTTCCTGCTGTGTATGGTCTCCATACATGGTTTAAATGTGTTCCAGGAAGCAATCCTCCATCACCTACAGATCCGTGCATTATTAACGGGGCTACAGGAGATTCATATACTGCAACGACATCCGGGAAATATGGGTTTTACGCCTGTACGGAATATTGTCCGGATATGTGTGAAATGCTAAGTGATGCGGCATTTATACAGCTTAATTTCGGAAGTTGGAGTTTCTGTAATTTAGGAACTGGAGAGATAAAACCTAAAGAAAATAATTTGAGTATTTATCCTAACCCGGCCACTCAGTTTTTATATATAGGAAAAGAATCGGAAAAATATACTGAAGTTTCCATTATAGATATGTCCGGAAGACTGGTATTGCAAAAAAAAGATCACAACTACACGCAGGCTATTGATGTGAATGCTTTATCTGCGGGAACTTATATGGTTGTTTCTAAAAGTATGGCAGGAAAAACATACAAAAATAAGTTTATCAAAAAATAA
- a CDS encoding YifB family Mg chelatase-like AAA ATPase produces MLIKIYGSAIHGVAAQTITIEVNVDTGGIGYHLVGLADNAIKESTYRISAALKNVGYKIPGKKITINMAPADLRKEGSAYDLSIAIGILAASDQILAENIQDYIIMGELSLDGSLQPIKGVLPIAIQAREEGFKGIILPKQNTREAAIVNNLDVYGVENIKEVIDFFNEGKILEKTVLDTRKEFQDKINLFPFDFSEVKGQEAAKRAMEVAAAGGHNIILIGPPGSGKTMLAKRVPSILPPLTLKEALETTKIHSVAGKMGAETSLMTVRPFRSPHHTISDVALVGGGSYPQPGEISLAHNGVLFLDEMPEFKRTVLEVMRQPLEDREVTISRARFTVNYPSSFMLVASMNPSPSGFFPDDPNNTSSVFEMQRYMNKLSGPLLDRIDIHIEVQKVEFEQLAEKRKGEKSEEIRKRVLKAREIQNERYKELPISYNAQMGSKELEHFCELDEVSFGLIKMAMEKLNLSARAYDRILKVARTIADLEVSENILSHHISEAIQYRSLDREFWKV; encoded by the coding sequence ATGCTGATTAAAATTTATGGAAGCGCAATTCATGGAGTTGCAGCTCAAACTATTACCATTGAGGTAAATGTAGATACAGGTGGAATAGGCTATCATTTGGTTGGTCTTGCCGATAATGCCATTAAAGAAAGCACCTATAGAATTTCGGCTGCTTTAAAAAATGTAGGCTACAAAATCCCCGGAAAAAAGATTACCATTAATATGGCTCCTGCAGATCTTCGTAAAGAAGGTTCTGCTTACGATCTCAGTATTGCTATCGGAATTTTAGCCGCGTCTGATCAGATTCTTGCCGAAAACATTCAGGATTATATTATTATGGGAGAGTTATCTCTGGATGGCAGTTTGCAGCCTATAAAAGGAGTGTTGCCTATAGCGATCCAGGCACGAGAAGAAGGCTTTAAAGGAATCATACTTCCCAAACAAAATACACGTGAAGCAGCCATTGTAAATAATCTGGATGTATATGGTGTGGAAAATATAAAAGAAGTCATTGATTTTTTTAATGAAGGAAAAATTTTGGAAAAAACAGTTTTAGATACCCGAAAAGAATTTCAGGACAAAATCAATCTGTTCCCATTTGATTTTTCAGAAGTAAAAGGGCAGGAAGCGGCTAAAAGAGCGATGGAAGTTGCCGCAGCAGGAGGACATAATATTATTTTAATTGGTCCTCCCGGAAGTGGTAAAACCATGCTGGCTAAAAGAGTTCCCAGTATTTTGCCTCCTTTAACCTTGAAAGAAGCGCTGGAAACAACTAAAATACATTCCGTGGCGGGAAAAATGGGTGCAGAAACTTCATTGATGACAGTACGCCCGTTTCGGTCACCTCATCATACAATTTCGGACGTTGCTTTGGTCGGAGGCGGAAGTTATCCGCAGCCGGGAGAAATTTCGCTGGCTCATAACGGAGTTCTATTTTTAGATGAAATGCCCGAATTTAAACGCACGGTCCTGGAAGTCATGAGGCAGCCGTTGGAAGATCGGGAAGTAACGATTTCGAGAGCTAGATTTACGGTAAACTATCCTTCGAGTTTTATGCTTGTTGCTTCGATGAATCCCAGTCCGAGCGGTTTTTTTCCTGATGATCCCAATAATACGTCTTCCGTTTTTGAAATGCAGCGGTATATGAATAAGCTTTCAGGGCCATTGTTGGATAGAATTGATATTCATATTGAAGTACAGAAAGTTGAGTTTGAACAACTGGCGGAAAAAAGGAAAGGTGAAAAAAGTGAAGAGATAAGAAAAAGAGTGCTTAAAGCACGCGAAATTCAGAATGAACGGTATAAAGAGTTGCCGATAAGCTATAATGCTCAAATGGGTTCTAAAGAATTGGAACATTTTTGTGAGCTGGATGAGGTTTCGTTCGGCTTAATAAAAATGGCGATGGAAAAATTAAATCTTTCAGCAAGAGCATACGACAGAATTTTGAAAGTAGCCAGAACCATTGCTGATCTTGAGGTATCGGAAAATATTCTTTCCCATCATATTTCCGAAGCGATACAGTATAGAAGTCTTGATCGTGAGTTTTGGAAGGTTTAA
- a CDS encoding YdeI/OmpD-associated family protein encodes MENQTVEFNAIIQQNGEMNAAFVEFPFSTAELFNKKGQVKIKALFDDKVEYRGSLVKMKSDCHILGLTQEIRKQLNKTFGDSVSVSLREDKEVRTVEIADDISSIFNENQEAKTIFDKMSYTHRKEYIRWIEEAKKPETRENRKIKMIQMILEGKKGV; translated from the coding sequence ATGGAAAATCAGACCGTGGAATTCAATGCCATTATTCAGCAAAACGGAGAAATGAACGCCGCTTTTGTAGAATTTCCTTTTTCTACAGCAGAACTGTTTAACAAAAAAGGACAGGTAAAAATAAAAGCTCTTTTTGATGACAAAGTAGAATATCGCGGAAGTCTGGTAAAAATGAAATCCGACTGTCATATTTTAGGCTTAACCCAAGAGATCAGAAAACAGTTAAACAAAACATTTGGCGACAGTGTATCTGTTTCTTTAAGGGAAGATAAAGAAGTACGAACGGTTGAAATAGCCGATGACATCTCCTCGATTTTTAATGAAAACCAGGAAGCTAAAACGATCTTCGACAAAATGAGCTATACCCACAGAAAAGAATACATACGCTGGATTGAAGAAGCCAAAAAACCTGAAACAAGGGAAAACAGAAAGATAAAAATGATTCAGATGATTTTGGAAGGCAAAAAAGGCGTTTAA
- a CDS encoding S46 family peptidase: MKRILLLFTFLLSFAQMRADEGMWLLMLIKRLNGVDMQKEGLHLTPEEIYSVNNSSLKDAIVSFGGFCTGEIVSDKGLIFTNHHCGYGAVAAASTPEKDYLKNGFWAMKQKDEFNAKDLYVRFLVRMDDATQRINSKLNNKMTGAERKAVIDAETKAIQSENSENGKYTVVVKDFFNGNEFYYFVYQDYKDIRLVGAPPSALGKFGGDTDNWEWPRHTADFTVFRVYADAAGNPAEFSPNNVPLKPKHFLPVSLKGVKPGDFSMILGYPGRTNRYLTSYGIQQMVNKDYPAWVEASKLAMDVMKKYMDKDKATQLNYASQYASVANYWKNRQGTIDAVDKNGTISDKQNIEKTYKVWSMQAGNEDYDGILEDIDAYYKQVSDRNVERNYATQLTRNAKYISLALQVGSVLKAYAAQDMAGRLAMKAKTEAAIKAAYENFNPSLEGEMLSSMVALYQARVTNKNVASATILGLDAKNLSNVAYSSIFANKTSATNFILNPDALKLDADQLWKIANGVVADQKLVAESYSKVDDNFAKNNRLFLAGLMKAMPGKKFYPDANSTMRLTYGTVDKLPIRTDRNYFGITDNYYTDMTGLVGKYKKGDEEFDLPQRVIDLYNLKDFGQYADAKGYMPVNFLSNNDITGGNSGSPVIDGDGNLIGIAFDGNSEALSGDIVFEPEWQKTINVDVRFVLWTIDKYAGARRLVDELKLVRDENTPADTKTKNSGTTSLPKKTKKK; the protein is encoded by the coding sequence ATGAAAAGAATACTTCTACTATTCACTTTCTTATTGAGTTTTGCTCAAATGAGGGCCGATGAGGGGATGTGGCTCTTAATGCTCATCAAAAGACTTAATGGTGTTGACATGCAAAAAGAAGGTTTGCATTTGACTCCGGAAGAAATTTACTCAGTTAATAACTCCAGTTTAAAAGATGCTATCGTAAGTTTTGGTGGTTTCTGTACAGGAGAGATTGTTTCTGATAAAGGTCTTATTTTTACGAATCACCATTGTGGTTATGGCGCTGTTGCCGCTGCTTCTACTCCGGAAAAAGACTATTTAAAAAATGGTTTCTGGGCGATGAAACAGAAAGACGAATTTAATGCAAAAGATCTATATGTTAGATTTTTAGTTAGAATGGATGATGCTACACAAAGAATCAATTCTAAGCTAAACAATAAAATGACGGGAGCAGAGAGGAAAGCTGTTATTGATGCTGAAACAAAAGCAATTCAGTCTGAAAACTCTGAAAACGGAAAATATACGGTAGTCGTAAAAGATTTCTTCAACGGAAATGAATTCTATTATTTCGTATACCAAGATTATAAAGATATCAGATTAGTAGGTGCACCACCTTCAGCATTAGGAAAATTTGGTGGAGATACTGATAACTGGGAATGGCCAAGACATACTGCTGACTTCACTGTTTTCAGAGTATATGCAGATGCTGCGGGAAACCCTGCTGAGTTTTCTCCAAACAACGTTCCTTTAAAGCCTAAACATTTCTTACCGGTTTCTCTTAAAGGAGTAAAACCTGGTGATTTCTCTATGATTTTAGGATATCCTGGAAGAACCAACCGTTATTTAACATCTTACGGGATCCAGCAAATGGTAAATAAAGATTATCCGGCTTGGGTAGAAGCTTCTAAACTGGCAATGGATGTTATGAAGAAGTATATGGATAAAGATAAAGCAACTCAGCTGAATTATGCTTCTCAATATGCTTCTGTGGCAAACTACTGGAAAAACAGACAGGGAACTATAGACGCTGTTGACAAAAACGGAACAATCTCTGATAAGCAAAATATCGAGAAAACGTACAAAGTTTGGTCTATGCAGGCTGGAAACGAAGACTACGACGGAATTTTAGAAGATATCGACGCTTATTACAAGCAGGTTTCAGACAGAAATGTTGAAAGAAACTACGCTACACAGCTTACAAGAAATGCTAAATACATCAGTTTAGCTTTACAGGTAGGAAGTGTACTTAAAGCATATGCTGCTCAGGATATGGCAGGAAGACTTGCCATGAAAGCAAAAACAGAGGCTGCGATCAAAGCTGCTTATGAAAACTTCAACCCTTCTTTGGAAGGAGAAATGCTAAGCTCTATGGTAGCTCTTTACCAAGCAAGAGTAACGAATAAAAATGTAGCTTCTGCTACTATCTTAGGATTGGATGCTAAAAACCTTTCTAATGTAGCTTATTCTTCTATTTTTGCTAACAAAACATCGGCAACCAACTTCATTTTGAATCCTGATGCGTTGAAACTTGATGCAGATCAACTTTGGAAAATCGCAAACGGTGTTGTGGCAGACCAAAAACTGGTAGCTGAAAGCTATTCTAAAGTAGATGATAATTTCGCTAAAAACAATCGTCTATTCTTAGCAGGTCTTATGAAAGCTATGCCAGGAAAGAAATTCTATCCGGACGCTAACTCTACGATGAGATTGACTTACGGAACCGTAGATAAATTACCAATCAGAACAGACAGAAACTACTTCGGGATAACTGATAACTATTATACTGATATGACCGGTTTGGTAGGTAAATACAAAAAAGGAGATGAAGAGTTTGATCTTCCGCAAAGAGTGATCGACCTTTATAACCTAAAAGACTTCGGACAATATGCAGATGCTAAAGGATATATGCCTGTAAACTTCCTTTCAAACAATGATATTACGGGAGGTAACTCTGGTTCTCCGGTAATTGATGGAGACGGAAACCTTATCGGTATTGCTTTTGACGGAAACAGTGAAGCATTAAGCGGAGATATCGTTTTTGAACCGGAATGGCAAAAAACAATCAACGTAGACGTTCGTTTTGTTCTTTGGACAATCGACAAATATGCCGGAGCAAGAAGATTGGTTGACGAGCTAAAACTTGTAAGAGACGAAAATACACCTGCAGATACAAAAACAAAAAACTCAGGAACAACAAGTCTTCCTAAAAAAACTAAGAAAAAATAA
- a CDS encoding META domain-containing protein, with translation MKKILFSVLPVLFLGILLNCTSVTKENTQMNTRNYQIQREWMLVSFGRFTKSDLVSYRAKIDLTGKSEKGKIKAMAFMGCNNISFSSEFKNNGNLKIKGLISTMKACQNMELESEFQKKFESMTKYKVEGHFLTLSDDKGNTMKFVASDWD, from the coding sequence ATGAAAAAAATATTATTTTCGGTTTTACCTGTTTTATTTTTAGGGATATTGTTGAATTGTACTTCTGTAACTAAGGAAAATACACAGATGAACACTCGGAATTATCAGATTCAGAGAGAATGGATGTTGGTTTCTTTTGGACGTTTTACTAAATCTGATTTGGTAAGTTATAGAGCTAAAATTGATTTAACCGGAAAATCGGAAAAAGGAAAAATTAAAGCTATGGCATTTATGGGATGTAACAATATTTCATTCTCTTCCGAATTTAAAAACAATGGGAATTTAAAAATAAAAGGATTGATCTCTACCATGAAAGCATGTCAGAATATGGAATTAGAGAGTGAGTTTCAGAAGAAATTTGAATCCATGACAAAATATAAAGTGGAGGGTCATTTTCTCACACTATCGGATGATAAAGGGAATACGATGAAATTTGTAGCATCAGACTGGGATTAA
- the hflX gene encoding GTPase HflX, which yields MLEKKEHNYEKAVLVGVVTQHQDEEKLQEYMDELEFLAYTAGGTVDRRFTQKLTQPDSKTFIGSGKAQEIKEYVKENAIGTVIFDDELSPSQLKNLEREIEVKILDRTNLILDIFAQRAQTSYARTQVELAQYQYLLPRLTRMWTHLERQKGGIGMRGPGETEIETDRRIIRDRISLLKEKLKTIDKQMATQRNNRGKVVRAALVGYTNVGKSTLMNALSKSEVFAENKLFATLDTTVRKVVIGNLPFLLTDTVGFIRKLPTQLVESFKSTLDEVREADLLIHVVDISHESFEDHIESVNQTLMEINAHQKPMIMVFNKIDDFSYEKKDEDDLTPSTKKNISLDEWRNTWMAKSKYPTVFISALTKENFPEMKKMIYDEVMKIHISRFPYNDFLFEYFDNDEEENQP from the coding sequence ATGCTAGAAAAGAAAGAACATAATTACGAAAAAGCAGTTTTGGTAGGAGTGGTTACTCAGCATCAGGATGAAGAAAAACTACAGGAATATATGGATGAGCTGGAGTTTTTGGCCTATACTGCAGGAGGAACGGTAGACAGACGCTTCACCCAAAAATTAACACAGCCCGATTCCAAAACTTTCATTGGAAGTGGAAAAGCTCAGGAAATAAAAGAATACGTAAAAGAAAACGCAATAGGAACGGTAATCTTTGATGACGAATTGTCTCCTTCGCAGCTTAAGAACCTGGAAAGAGAAATTGAAGTCAAAATTTTAGACAGAACTAATCTTATTCTTGATATTTTTGCTCAAAGGGCACAAACTTCTTATGCAAGAACCCAGGTTGAACTGGCGCAATATCAGTATCTTTTGCCTCGACTGACCAGAATGTGGACTCACTTGGAACGTCAGAAAGGAGGTATCGGGATGAGAGGTCCCGGTGAAACAGAAATTGAAACCGACAGACGTATCATTAGAGACCGAATCTCATTGCTGAAAGAGAAACTGAAAACAATAGACAAGCAGATGGCAACCCAGCGAAACAATCGTGGAAAGGTTGTGCGTGCTGCTTTGGTTGGATATACCAACGTGGGAAAATCCACTTTAATGAATGCTTTGTCTAAATCTGAGGTTTTTGCTGAAAATAAATTGTTTGCAACGCTCGATACTACCGTAAGAAAAGTGGTGATCGGAAATTTACCGTTTTTGTTAACGGATACAGTAGGATTTATCAGAAAATTGCCTACCCAGCTTGTAGAATCATTCAAATCAACATTGGATGAGGTAAGAGAAGCGGATCTGTTGATTCATGTGGTAGATATTTCTCACGAAAGCTTTGAAGATCATATAGAATCTGTCAATCAAACGTTAATGGAGATCAATGCTCATCAGAAGCCGATGATTATGGTTTTCAATAAAATTGATGATTTCAGCTATGAGAAGAAAGATGAAGATGATCTTACTCCTTCAACCAAAAAGAATATTTCTCTGGATGAATGGAGGAACACCTGGATGGCAAAATCAAAATATCCTACGGTTTTTATTTCGGCTTTAACGAAAGAAAACTTCCCGGAAATGAAAAAGATGATCTATGATGAGGTGATGAAAATTCACATCTCAAGATTCCCTTACAACGATTTCCTTTTTGAGTATTTTGATAATGATGAGGAAGAAAACCAACCTTAA
- a CDS encoding DUF4919 domain-containing protein: MKYIFLLYCFLFSVSGFSQKSKIDFKNIEKNSKDPKSPYNYEKLIFKFQGLPKSTDSIEAQYLYYGRNFRDIISTEDERFKSLAEAFKNKDWENSISLGKTLYYKDPTNLDVLLILLRSYDAKQDANNFVYHLSQFRLLADAMKNSGDGKTEKTAYNVNTIGDEYILLNMLNIGPDYTRTSKEVKDGMLDLWEKDDNKIYIKVLHLGN, encoded by the coding sequence ATGAAATATATTTTTCTCCTTTACTGCTTTCTCTTTTCGGTTTCTGGGTTTAGTCAGAAATCGAAAATTGATTTTAAAAATATTGAGAAAAATAGTAAAGATCCCAAGTCTCCTTACAATTACGAAAAACTTATATTCAAATTCCAAGGACTGCCAAAATCTACAGACAGTATAGAAGCACAATATCTTTATTATGGAAGAAATTTCAGAGATATTATTTCGACGGAAGATGAAAGATTTAAAAGTCTGGCGGAAGCTTTTAAAAATAAGGATTGGGAAAACAGTATCAGCTTAGGAAAAACGCTTTATTATAAAGATCCTACTAATCTGGATGTACTTTTGATTTTGCTTCGTTCTTATGATGCAAAGCAGGATGCGAACAATTTTGTTTATCATTTGAGCCAATTCAGGCTGTTGGCAGACGCGATGAAAAATTCGGGAGATGGAAAGACTGAAAAAACCGCATACAATGTCAACACTATTGGAGATGAATATATTTTGTTGAACATGCTGAATATCGGTCCGGATTATACGAGAACCTCAAAAGAAGTAAAAGACGGAATGCTTGATCTCTGGGAGAAGGATGACAATAAAATATATATCAAAGTCCTGCATTTGGGCAATTAA
- a CDS encoding sodium:proton antiporter: MELYYSFSALIVLASIFAYLNYRFLKLPSTIGIMVIAIVVSIILVFFGENFLPRTFGHLNNLMNSIDFTEVLMGAMLNFLLFAGGIHININDLKEQLRPVVIFSTAGVVISTFIVGFGMFYLLPLVGLQMPFIYCLVFGALISPTDPVAVLSVLKQANVSKSLETKVAGESLFNDGMAVVVFTVVLQLAVGKEVDLGIENIGLLLMKEAGGGLLLGVLLGWVTSRLMREVDDYIISVLVTLSVVMGGYLIARQMHISGPLTMVAAGLFMGNFNVKFKMKSITQDYLIKFWELIDEILNAVLFLFIGFELLMIKDLKHFMIPGLLAIVVVLIARFISIWGPTKFMSLRTRFSPQTVKVLVWGGIRGGVSIALAMSIPKSEYSEIILSITYCVVVFSIIVQGLTIAKVANPKKIESEEKEQESIALDESH, translated from the coding sequence GTGGAGTTATATTATTCATTTTCAGCTTTAATCGTTTTAGCATCAATATTTGCATACCTTAATTACCGTTTTCTTAAACTTCCAAGTACTATTGGGATCATGGTAATCGCCATTGTAGTATCTATTATATTGGTTTTTTTCGGAGAAAACTTTCTTCCGAGAACATTCGGACATCTTAATAATCTGATGAACAGCATTGATTTCACGGAAGTTCTGATGGGAGCTATGCTTAATTTCCTTCTTTTTGCAGGAGGAATCCATATTAACATCAATGACCTGAAAGAACAACTGCGGCCTGTTGTCATATTTTCCACGGCAGGAGTGGTGATTTCTACTTTTATTGTTGGTTTTGGAATGTTCTATCTGTTGCCTTTGGTGGGATTACAAATGCCCTTCATCTATTGTCTCGTTTTTGGAGCGCTGATTTCTCCTACGGATCCTGTGGCGGTTTTAAGTGTTTTGAAGCAGGCCAATGTTTCTAAATCCTTAGAAACAAAAGTTGCGGGAGAATCACTTTTTAATGATGGTATGGCAGTCGTTGTTTTTACCGTTGTACTGCAATTGGCGGTTGGAAAAGAAGTGGATTTGGGAATTGAGAATATAGGACTTTTACTCATGAAAGAAGCCGGAGGAGGATTGTTATTGGGAGTTTTGCTAGGTTGGGTAACGTCCAGGCTGATGAGAGAGGTTGATGATTATATTATTTCCGTTTTGGTAACACTTTCTGTGGTAATGGGAGGGTATCTTATTGCCAGACAGATGCATATTTCAGGACCTTTGACGATGGTTGCAGCGGGATTATTCATGGGGAATTTTAATGTGAAATTTAAAATGAAGTCTATAACTCAGGATTATCTGATCAAGTTTTGGGAGCTTATCGATGAAATTCTGAACGCGGTATTGTTCCTGTTTATTGGTTTTGAGCTCTTAATGATCAAAGATCTGAAACACTTTATGATCCCGGGATTGTTGGCTATTGTTGTTGTTTTGATTGCAAGATTTATTTCCATCTGGGGACCAACGAAATTTATGTCTTTAAGAACCCGATTCAGTCCGCAAACCGTAAAAGTATTGGTTTGGGGCGGAATTCGTGGTGGCGTTTCCATTGCTTTGGCGATGTCTATTCCCAAAAGTGAATACAGCGAAATTATTTTAAGTATTACTTATTGTGTAGTTGTTTTCTCTATTATTGTTCAGGGACTTACCATTGCAAAAGTAGCGAATCCGAAAAAGATAGAGTCTGAAGAAAAAGAACAGGAAAGTATTGCTTTAGATGAATCTCATTAA